The following proteins are co-located in the Streptomyces sp. DT2A-34 genome:
- a CDS encoding long-chain fatty acid--CoA ligase, giving the protein MREFSLPALYEVPADGNLTDIVRRNAAQHPDVAVIARKVGGAWQDVTATAFLAEVRAAAKGLIAAGVRPGDRVGLMSRTRYEWTLLDFAIWSAGAVTVPVYETSSPEQVQWILGDSGATAMITELAGHTAAVESVRDRLPALKHVWQIEAGGVEELGRLGQDISDATVEERSSLAKADDPATIVYTSGTTGRPKGCVLTHRSFFAECGNIVERLRPLFRTGECSVLLFLPLAHVFGRLVQVAPMMAPIKLGNVPDIKNLTDELASFRPTLILGVPRVFEKVYNSARAKAQADGKGKIFDKAADTAIAYSKALDTPSGPPVGLKIKHKVFDKLVYSKLRAVLGGKGEYAISGGAPLGERLGHFFRGIGFTVLEGYGLTESCAATAFNPWDRQKIGTVGQPLPGSVVRIADDGEVLLHGEHLFKEYWNNPGATEEALADGWFHTGDIGTLDEDGYLRITGRKKEIIVTAGGKNVAPAVIEDRIRAHALVAECMVVGDGRPFVGALVTVDEEFLGRWCAEHGKPAGSTAASLHEDPDLLAAIQSAVDDGNAAVSKAESVRKFRILPSQFTEDSGHLTPSLKLKRNVVAKDFADEIEAIYQK; this is encoded by the coding sequence TTGCGCGAGTTCAGCCTTCCGGCTTTGTACGAGGTCCCTGCGGACGGCAATCTGACCGACATCGTCCGCAGAAACGCCGCGCAGCATCCGGACGTCGCCGTCATCGCCCGCAAGGTGGGCGGTGCCTGGCAGGACGTGACGGCCACCGCCTTCCTCGCCGAGGTGCGCGCGGCCGCGAAGGGGCTCATCGCCGCCGGGGTCCGGCCGGGCGACCGGGTCGGCCTGATGTCCCGCACCCGCTACGAGTGGACCCTGCTCGACTTCGCGATCTGGTCGGCGGGCGCGGTCACCGTGCCGGTGTACGAGACCAGCTCGCCGGAGCAGGTGCAGTGGATCCTCGGTGACTCGGGCGCGACCGCCATGATCACGGAGCTGGCCGGCCACACCGCCGCCGTCGAGTCGGTGCGCGACCGGCTGCCCGCCCTCAAGCACGTCTGGCAGATCGAGGCCGGCGGGGTCGAGGAGCTGGGCCGGCTCGGGCAGGACATCAGCGACGCGACGGTCGAGGAGCGCAGCTCGCTGGCGAAGGCCGACGACCCGGCGACCATCGTGTACACGTCCGGGACGACCGGCCGCCCCAAGGGCTGTGTCCTCACCCACCGCAGCTTCTTCGCCGAGTGCGGGAACATCGTGGAGCGCCTGCGGCCGCTGTTCCGCACCGGCGAGTGCTCCGTGCTGCTCTTCCTCCCGCTCGCGCACGTCTTCGGCCGCCTCGTGCAGGTGGCGCCCATGATGGCGCCGATCAAGCTGGGCAACGTCCCGGACATCAAGAACCTCACGGACGAGCTGGCCTCGTTCCGCCCGACGCTGATCCTGGGCGTCCCGCGCGTCTTCGAGAAGGTCTACAACTCGGCGCGCGCCAAGGCCCAGGCGGACGGCAAGGGCAAGATCTTCGACAAGGCCGCGGACACGGCGATCGCCTACAGCAAGGCGCTGGACACCCCGTCCGGCCCGCCCGTCGGCCTGAAGATCAAACACAAGGTCTTCGACAAACTGGTCTACAGCAAGCTGCGCGCCGTCCTCGGCGGCAAGGGCGAGTACGCCATCTCCGGCGGTGCCCCGCTGGGCGAGCGCCTCGGGCACTTCTTCCGCGGCATCGGCTTCACGGTCCTGGAGGGCTACGGCCTGACCGAGTCCTGCGCCGCGACCGCCTTCAACCCCTGGGACCGGCAGAAGATCGGCACGGTCGGCCAGCCCCTGCCGGGCTCGGTCGTGCGCATCGCGGACGACGGTGAGGTGCTGCTGCACGGCGAGCACCTGTTCAAGGAGTACTGGAACAACCCGGGCGCGACCGAGGAGGCGCTGGCCGACGGCTGGTTCCACACCGGTGACATCGGCACCCTCGACGAGGACGGCTACCTCCGGATCACCGGCCGCAAGAAGGAGATCATCGTCACCGCCGGCGGCAAGAACGTCGCGCCGGCCGTGATCGAGGACCGTATCCGGGCGCACGCGCTGGTCGCGGAGTGCATGGTGGTGGGCGACGGGCGGCCGTTCGTGGGCGCGCTGGTCACCGTCGACGAGGAGTTCCTGGGCCGCTGGTGCGCCGAGCACGGCAAACCGGCGGGCTCCACCGCGGCGTCGCTGCACGAGGACCCCGACCTGCTGGCCGCGATCCAGTCGGCGGTCGACGACGGCAACGCCGCGGTGTCGAAGGCGGAATCGGTGCGGAAGTTCCGCATTCTTCCCTCCCAGTTCACGGAGGACTCGGGCCATCTGACGCCGTCGCTGAAGCTCAAGCGCAACGTCGTGGCGAAGGACTTCGCGGACGAGATCGAGGCGATCTACCAGAAGTAG
- a CDS encoding GMC oxidoreductase has product MAALQTAATLGFTRIGLQSAQAAQPDAVESAPAIVIGSGYGGAVAALRLGQAGIRTLVLEMGRLWNTPGPDGKVFCSTSAPDQRSMWFRTRTEAPLATFLWLDVVNKDISPYPGVLDRVHYDHMSVYVGRGVGGGSLVNGGMAVTPLQSYFAEQFPTVDTAEMYGTYFPRARSMLGVNTIDPAWFESTEWYRFTRISRTHATNTGLKTTFVPNVYDFARMRREAAGTATRSALAGEVIYGNNHGKRTLDKTYLASALGTGNVTIHTLERVKSISRAADGTYLLAVDRIDDTGTVVETKEYGCTYLFLGGGSIGTTELLVRARESGTLPALDASVGTGWGTNGNVMLGRANHLWDTVGENQSTMPVMGIDDRANAANPVFAEIAPLPTGLEHWVSLYLAITKNPSRASFSYDSGTGAVRLGWSAAQSAVSVSMAKKLFDRINRANSTIYRYDLFGSSNKVFADDFTYHPLGGCVLGKATDNYGRVKGYSKLYVTDGSLVPGSIGVNPFVTITALAERTMARVLVEDTAP; this is encoded by the coding sequence ATGGCGGCGCTCCAAACCGCAGCCACCCTCGGCTTCACCCGCATCGGCCTCCAGTCCGCCCAAGCTGCCCAGCCCGACGCAGTCGAATCCGCCCCGGCGATAGTCATCGGCTCAGGCTACGGCGGCGCCGTAGCCGCCCTCCGCCTCGGCCAGGCCGGCATCCGCACCCTCGTCCTCGAAATGGGCCGCCTCTGGAACACCCCCGGCCCCGACGGCAAGGTCTTCTGCTCCACCAGCGCCCCCGACCAGCGCTCCATGTGGTTCCGCACCCGCACGGAGGCCCCGCTCGCCACCTTCCTGTGGCTGGACGTGGTCAACAAGGACATCAGCCCCTACCCGGGAGTCCTGGACCGCGTGCACTACGACCACATGTCCGTGTACGTCGGCCGAGGCGTCGGCGGCGGCTCCCTCGTCAACGGCGGCATGGCGGTCACCCCGCTCCAGTCCTACTTCGCCGAGCAGTTCCCGACCGTGGACACCGCGGAGATGTACGGCACCTACTTCCCGCGCGCCCGCTCCATGCTCGGCGTCAACACCATCGACCCCGCGTGGTTCGAGTCGACCGAGTGGTACCGCTTCACCCGGATCTCCCGCACCCACGCGACCAACACGGGCCTGAAGACCACCTTCGTGCCCAACGTCTACGACTTCGCCCGCATGCGGCGCGAGGCGGCCGGTACGGCGACCAGGTCGGCGCTGGCCGGCGAGGTCATCTACGGCAACAACCACGGCAAGCGCACCCTCGACAAGACGTATCTGGCCTCGGCGCTCGGCACCGGGAACGTCACCATCCACACCCTGGAGCGGGTGAAGTCGATCAGCAGGGCCGCCGACGGGACGTACCTCCTCGCCGTCGACCGGATCGACGACACCGGGACCGTCGTCGAGACCAAGGAGTACGGCTGTACGTACCTCTTCCTCGGCGGCGGCAGCATCGGGACCACCGAACTCCTCGTCCGCGCAAGGGAGTCCGGCACACTGCCCGCCCTGGACGCGAGCGTCGGCACCGGGTGGGGAACCAACGGCAACGTGATGCTCGGGCGGGCCAACCACCTGTGGGACACGGTCGGGGAGAACCAGTCGACCATGCCGGTCATGGGCATCGACGACCGGGCCAACGCCGCCAACCCCGTCTTCGCCGAGATCGCTCCCTTACCCACGGGACTGGAGCACTGGGTCAGCCTCTATCTGGCGATCACCAAGAATCCGTCGCGGGCCTCGTTCTCGTACGACAGCGGTACGGGGGCCGTGAGACTCGGCTGGAGTGCCGCCCAGAGCGCGGTGTCGGTGAGCATGGCCAAGAAGCTGTTCGACCGGATCAACAGGGCGAACTCCACGATCTACCGGTACGACCTGTTCGGCTCGTCCAACAAGGTCTTCGCCGACGACTTCACGTACCACCCGCTGGGCGGCTGTGTGCTGGGGAAGGCGACCGACAACTACGGAAGGGTCAAGGGGTATTCGAAGCTCTACGTCACCGACGGCTCGCTCGTGCCGGGGTCGATCGGGGTGAACCCGTTCGTGACGATCACCGCGCTCGCCGAACGCACGATGGCGCGGGTCCTCGTGGAGGACACCGCGCCATGA
- a CDS encoding endonuclease/exonuclease/phosphatase family protein, whose protein sequence is METSPSPLPTSRTEPDGSAVIRVLSYNIRSMRDDTSALARVISACDPDLVLVQEAPRFFRWRKKLSRLARAANLVILTGGATAAGPAILCNLRATVERTEDVLLPLTPGLHRRGFATAVVRFGDARLGVLSCHLSLQKDERYEQGGMLLDRLAAMGVEHAVAGGDLNERPAGRTFLRLADGLQDCWVTAPWGTEYTSTPVDPHQRIDAIFATKGIEVLGCGVPVGLPGVTETDLRAATDHLPVLAALRIPALRTT, encoded by the coding sequence ATGGAGACGTCCCCCTCGCCGCTCCCCACCTCCCGTACTGAGCCCGACGGTTCAGCCGTCATCCGCGTCCTCAGCTACAACATCCGCTCGATGCGCGACGACACCTCCGCCCTCGCCCGCGTCATCAGCGCCTGCGACCCCGACCTGGTCCTCGTCCAGGAAGCCCCCCGCTTCTTCCGCTGGCGCAAGAAGCTCTCCCGCCTGGCCCGCGCAGCGAACCTCGTCATCCTCACCGGCGGCGCCACAGCAGCGGGACCAGCCATCCTGTGCAACCTGCGGGCAACGGTCGAACGCACGGAAGACGTCCTTCTCCCCCTCACCCCCGGCCTCCACAGGCGCGGCTTCGCCACGGCAGTGGTCCGGTTCGGCGACGCCCGCCTCGGCGTCCTCAGCTGCCACCTCAGCCTGCAGAAGGACGAGCGCTACGAACAGGGCGGCATGCTGCTCGACCGGCTCGCCGCGATGGGCGTGGAGCACGCCGTCGCGGGCGGCGACCTGAACGAACGCCCCGCAGGCCGCACCTTCCTCCGGTTGGCCGACGGCCTCCAGGACTGCTGGGTCACCGCCCCCTGGGGCACCGAGTACACCTCGACCCCGGTCGACCCCCACCAGCGCATCGACGCGATCTTCGCCACCAAGGGCATCGAGGTACTCGGCTGCGGAGTCCCCGTGGGCCTCCCCGGCGTGACGGAGACAGACCTGAGGGCGGCCACGGACCACCTTCCGGTCCTGGCCGCCCTCAGAATTCCAGCGCTTCGGACGACTTAG
- a CDS encoding ArsA family ATPase produces the protein MRTILITGPGGSGRTTVAAATALAAANHGTRTLVLSADRTDTLGAALGVTTGATPARVTDTLTAWRPDAATGFRDDLAAFQERAAAALDLLGASRLDPDEVTPLPGAEELALLRALRDAALAEAHDLLVVDLPATPHALALLSLPEELRRYLRRLLPSERQAARALRPVLGRLAGVPMPAEWLYETAARWDVELAAVEAVVADRDTVVRLVAEPGPGGADAVRAATLALALRGLRPDLLVANRVLPEAEAPADSWLAGPVAQQRKVLEEWGEEDHDVHHIAHLGRDPRGVDDLAALAVPAVNDTSSTVEWPVTDRLAEDGVLVWAVPLPGAVRDELDLVRRGDEVVVTAGQFRRIVPLPSALRRCGVDGAALRDGELRIRFAPDPELWPRTR, from the coding sequence ATGCGCACGATCCTGATCACGGGCCCTGGCGGCAGCGGCCGTACCACCGTCGCCGCCGCCACCGCGCTGGCGGCGGCGAACCACGGCACCCGCACCCTCGTCCTGAGCGCCGACCGCACCGACACCCTCGGTGCCGCACTCGGCGTGACCACCGGCGCGACCCCCGCCCGGGTCACCGACACCCTCACCGCATGGCGCCCCGACGCCGCCACCGGCTTCCGGGACGACCTCGCCGCCTTCCAGGAACGTGCCGCCGCGGCCCTCGACCTCCTAGGCGCCTCCCGGCTCGACCCGGACGAAGTCACCCCCCTCCCCGGTGCCGAGGAGCTCGCGCTGCTCCGTGCCCTGCGGGACGCCGCCCTCGCCGAGGCCCACGACCTCCTGGTGGTCGACCTCCCGGCCACCCCGCACGCCCTCGCCCTGCTCTCGCTTCCCGAGGAACTGCGCCGCTACCTGCGTCGGCTGCTCCCGTCCGAGCGGCAGGCGGCCAGGGCCCTGCGGCCCGTGCTGGGGCGGCTGGCCGGTGTTCCGATGCCGGCGGAGTGGCTGTACGAGACCGCGGCCCGCTGGGACGTCGAGCTCGCCGCCGTCGAGGCCGTGGTCGCCGACCGCGACACCGTCGTACGGCTGGTCGCCGAGCCCGGTCCGGGCGGTGCCGACGCGGTGCGGGCTGCCACCCTCGCCCTCGCCCTGCGGGGCCTGCGCCCCGACCTGCTGGTCGCCAACCGGGTCCTGCCGGAGGCGGAGGCGCCGGCGGACAGCTGGCTCGCCGGCCCCGTCGCCCAGCAGCGCAAGGTTCTGGAGGAGTGGGGGGAGGAGGACCACGACGTCCACCACATCGCGCATCTCGGGCGCGACCCGCGTGGCGTCGACGACCTCGCCGCGCTCGCCGTGCCCGCCGTCAACGACACCTCGTCCACGGTCGAGTGGCCCGTCACCGACCGCCTCGCCGAGGACGGCGTCCTCGTCTGGGCCGTCCCGCTGCCCGGCGCCGTACGCGACGAGCTCGACCTCGTCCGGCGCGGCGACGAAGTCGTCGTCACCGCGGGACAGTTCCGGCGTATCGTGCCCCTGCCGTCCGCCCTGCGCCGGTGCGGTGTGGACGGGGCCGCGCTGCGCGACGGCGAGCTGCGGATCCGGTTCGCGCCGGATCCGGAACTCTGGCCGCGGACCCGGTGA
- a CDS encoding DUF5304 domain-containing protein — translation MDEVRADEVRASDADAWATACAEDLAAEKARRRAQHGPPPGSAAEELRKLVDTVADKLSTLQSPLLGAVAGPAAQQVVKQVVEQAKAAVEPVIERNPDVFDHLAAAGTELLAAYRSAVQAQERRWTTGDQDLDERRDRGDDAGPGERIDLD, via the coding sequence ATCGACGAGGTACGGGCCGACGAGGTGCGGGCGAGCGACGCCGACGCCTGGGCGACCGCGTGCGCCGAGGACCTCGCGGCGGAGAAGGCCCGCCGCCGCGCCCAGCACGGCCCGCCGCCGGGCTCGGCCGCCGAGGAACTGCGCAAGCTCGTCGACACCGTCGCGGACAAGCTGTCCACCCTCCAGTCCCCGCTGCTCGGCGCGGTCGCCGGACCCGCCGCCCAGCAGGTGGTCAAGCAGGTCGTGGAACAGGCCAAGGCCGCCGTCGAGCCGGTCATCGAGCGCAACCCGGACGTCTTCGACCACCTGGCCGCGGCGGGCACCGAACTCCTCGCCGCCTACCGCTCCGCCGTCCAGGCCCAGGAACGGCGCTGGACCACCGGGGACCAGGATCTCGACGAGCGCCGCGACCGGGGCGACGACGCCGGTCCCGGCGAACGCATCGACCTGGACTGA
- a CDS encoding SRPBCC family protein, producing the protein MAEHTSSSITIEAAPADVMGVIADFSRYPDWTGEVKEAEVLKTDGQGRAEQVRLVMDAGAIKDDQVLAYTWSGEHEVSWTLVKSQMLRSLDGSYILKSAGAGATEVTYRLTVDVKIPMLGMIKRKAEKVIIDRALAGLKKRVESGK; encoded by the coding sequence ATGGCGGAACACACCAGCTCGAGCATCACGATCGAGGCGGCACCGGCCGACGTCATGGGGGTGATCGCCGACTTCTCCCGCTACCCGGACTGGACCGGCGAGGTGAAGGAGGCGGAGGTCCTCAAGACCGACGGCCAGGGCCGTGCCGAGCAGGTTCGCCTCGTCATGGACGCCGGCGCGATCAAGGACGACCAGGTGCTGGCGTACACCTGGAGCGGTGAGCACGAGGTGTCCTGGACGCTGGTGAAGTCCCAGATGCTGCGGTCGCTCGACGGGTCGTACATCTTGAAGTCGGCGGGGGCCGGGGCGACCGAGGTCACGTACCGGCTGACGGTGGATGTCAAGATCCCGATGCTGGGGATGATCAAGCGCAAGGCCGAGAAGGTCATCATCGACCGGGCGTTGGCGGGGCTGAAGAAGCGGGTGGAGTCGGGCAAGTAG
- a CDS encoding glycosyltransferase family 87 protein: METTGTRRSLAWLLGVWGLTRLVLLLFVFKVYVFPGPDVTSDVSVIYQGWYEVLRTGTFPLDDVTWQYPPAAALAILSPAMVFWLDYPSAFFVLAFCADLAVLLLLRYAGLRPGRTLRGAWVWVVGVPLLGPTVYARYDVMVTAVAVAALLAGARHPRVMGALTAFGAMLKVWPVLLLVAARRRSAWTSAMLTVGALAALFALAMPGAFAFLTFQRDRGTEVESLGALVFHVARHFGWDGQVLLNYGSVEFLGPHVDVVSTAALALSGLAFGWLLLWRLRARRFLSHTLADAAFVAVLMFVTTSRVISPQYLVWLVGLAAVCLCFRGSRMALPAGLVIAASFVTVLEFPVWFSHVVASDALGITLLFLRNGLLVLATILAARALWRSTVTRTAPLPVPAQATRTKETSLPS; the protein is encoded by the coding sequence GTGGAGACGACGGGCACGCGGCGGTCCCTGGCGTGGCTTCTGGGGGTCTGGGGCCTGACCAGGCTGGTTCTGCTCCTCTTCGTGTTCAAGGTGTACGTCTTTCCGGGCCCGGACGTCACCAGTGACGTGTCGGTGATCTACCAGGGCTGGTACGAGGTGCTGCGCACCGGAACGTTCCCCCTGGACGACGTCACCTGGCAGTACCCGCCCGCCGCCGCGCTCGCGATCCTCTCCCCCGCGATGGTGTTCTGGCTGGACTACCCGTCGGCGTTCTTCGTCCTCGCCTTCTGCGCCGACCTGGCCGTGCTGCTGCTCCTGCGGTACGCGGGCCTGCGCCCGGGCCGGACGCTGCGCGGGGCCTGGGTGTGGGTGGTGGGCGTACCGCTGCTCGGACCGACCGTGTACGCGCGCTACGACGTGATGGTCACCGCCGTCGCCGTGGCCGCCCTGCTCGCGGGCGCCCGGCATCCGAGGGTGATGGGCGCGCTGACGGCCTTCGGGGCGATGCTGAAGGTGTGGCCGGTGCTGCTGCTGGTCGCCGCCCGCAGGCGCAGCGCCTGGACGTCGGCCATGCTGACCGTCGGCGCCCTGGCCGCGCTGTTCGCCCTCGCCATGCCCGGCGCCTTCGCCTTCCTGACCTTCCAGCGGGACCGCGGCACCGAGGTGGAGTCGCTGGGCGCCCTGGTCTTCCATGTGGCCCGGCACTTCGGCTGGGACGGCCAGGTGCTGCTCAACTACGGCTCGGTGGAGTTCCTCGGTCCGCACGTCGACGTCGTCAGCACGGCCGCCCTCGCGCTGAGCGGGCTCGCCTTCGGCTGGCTGCTGCTGTGGCGGCTGAGGGCGAGGCGGTTCCTGTCGCACACGCTCGCCGACGCGGCCTTCGTGGCGGTGCTGATGTTCGTGACGACGAGCCGGGTGATCAGCCCGCAGTACCTGGTGTGGCTGGTCGGCCTCGCGGCCGTGTGCCTGTGCTTCCGCGGCAGCCGTATGGCGCTCCCCGCCGGCCTGGTCATCGCCGCGTCCTTCGTGACGGTCCTGGAATTCCCGGTCTGGTTCTCGCACGTCGTCGCCAGCGACGCCCTCGGCATCACCCTGCTGTTCCTCCGCAACGGCCTGCTGGTCCTCGCCACGATCCTCGCCGCCCGCGCACTGTGGCGCTCGACGGTGACCCGCACCGCCCCGCTCCCCGTACCGGCTCAGGCGACCCGCACCAAGGAAACGTCACTGCCCTCCTGA
- a CDS encoding ROK family glucokinase, giving the protein MGLTIGVDIGGTKIAAGVVDEEGNILSTHKVPTPGTPEGIVDAIASAVEGARAGHEIVGVGIGAAGYVNRQRSEVYFAPNIDWRNEPLKAKVEARVGLPVVVENDANAAAWGEYKFGAGKGHRNVICITLGTGLGGGIIIGNKLRRGHYGVAAEFGHIRMVPDGLMCGCGSQGCWEQYASGRALVRYAKQRANATPENAEILLGMGDGTPDGIEGKHISMAARQGDPVAVDSYRELARWAGAGLADLASLFDPSAFIVGGGLSDEGELVLDPIRKSYKRWLVGGNWRPVADVIAAQLGNKAGLVGAADLAREPDPIM; this is encoded by the coding sequence ATGGGACTCACCATCGGCGTCGACATCGGCGGCACGAAGATCGCGGCCGGCGTGGTCGATGAGGAAGGCAACATCCTCTCGACCCACAAGGTGCCGACCCCGGGCACGCCCGAGGGCATCGTGGACGCCATCGCCTCCGCGGTGGAGGGCGCGCGCGCCGGACACGAGATCGTCGGCGTGGGCATCGGTGCCGCCGGATACGTCAACCGTCAGCGTTCCGAGGTCTACTTCGCCCCCAACATCGACTGGCGCAACGAGCCGCTGAAGGCGAAGGTCGAGGCCCGCGTGGGCCTCCCGGTCGTCGTCGAGAACGACGCCAACGCGGCCGCGTGGGGCGAGTACAAGTTCGGCGCGGGCAAGGGCCACCGCAACGTCATCTGCATCACGCTCGGCACCGGCCTCGGCGGCGGCATCATCATCGGCAACAAACTGCGGCGCGGGCACTACGGCGTGGCCGCCGAGTTCGGCCACATCCGCATGGTGCCGGACGGCCTGATGTGCGGCTGCGGCTCGCAGGGCTGCTGGGAGCAGTACGCCTCCGGGCGCGCCCTCGTCAGATACGCCAAGCAGCGCGCCAACGCCACCCCCGAGAACGCCGAGATCCTCCTCGGCATGGGCGACGGCACCCCCGACGGCATCGAGGGCAAGCACATCTCGATGGCCGCCCGCCAGGGCGACCCGGTCGCCGTCGACTCCTACCGCGAACTCGCCCGCTGGGCCGGCGCGGGCCTCGCCGACCTGGCCTCCCTCTTCGACCCGTCCGCCTTCATCGTCGGCGGCGGCCTCTCCGACGAGGGGGAACTGGTCCTCGACCCGATCCGCAAGTCCTACAAGCGCTGGCTGGTGGGCGGCAACTGGCGCCCGGTGGCGGATGTCATCGCCGCCCAGTTGGGCAACAAGGCGGGCCTGGTGGGCGCGGCCGACCTGGCCCGGGAGCCGGATCCGATCATGTAA
- a CDS encoding glycosyltransferase family 4 protein, translating to MHKTLIVTNDFPPRPGGIQAFLHNMALRLDPERLVVYASTWKRGREGAEATAAFDAEQPFTVVRDRTTMLLPTPAATRRAVGLLREHGCTSVWFGAAAPLGLMAPALRKAGAERLVATTHGHEAGWAQLPAARQLLRRIGESTDTITYLGEYTRSRIATALTPQAASRMVQLPPGVDEKTFHPESGGDEIRARLGLTDRPVVVCVSRLVRRKGQDTLIQAMPRILAAEPDAVLLIVGGGPYEKDLRRMARDTGVADSVRFTGPVPWSELPAHYGAGDVFAMPCRTRRGGLDVEGLGIVYLEASVTGLPVVAGDSGGAPDAVLDGETGWVVRGGSPEEAADRIVTLLGDAELRRRMGERGREWVEEKWRWDLLAEHLKHLL from the coding sequence ATGCACAAGACCCTGATCGTGACGAACGACTTCCCGCCCCGCCCCGGCGGCATCCAGGCGTTCCTGCACAATATGGCGCTACGGCTCGACCCGGAGCGGCTGGTCGTCTACGCCTCCACCTGGAAGCGCGGCCGCGAGGGCGCCGAGGCCACCGCCGCCTTCGACGCCGAGCAGCCCTTCACGGTCGTACGGGACCGTACGACGATGCTGCTGCCGACGCCCGCGGCGACCCGGCGGGCGGTCGGGCTGCTGCGCGAGCACGGGTGCACGTCGGTGTGGTTCGGGGCGGCGGCACCGCTCGGCCTGATGGCCCCGGCGCTGCGCAAGGCCGGCGCCGAACGGCTGGTGGCCACGACCCACGGCCACGAGGCAGGCTGGGCCCAGCTGCCCGCGGCCCGGCAACTGCTGCGCCGGATCGGGGAGTCGACGGACACGATCACCTACCTCGGCGAGTACACGCGCTCGCGGATCGCGACCGCCCTGACGCCTCAGGCGGCCTCGCGGATGGTGCAGCTGCCGCCGGGGGTCGACGAGAAGACCTTCCACCCCGAGTCGGGCGGCGACGAGATCCGGGCACGCCTTGGCCTGACGGACCGGCCGGTGGTCGTCTGCGTCTCCCGTCTGGTCCGGCGCAAGGGGCAGGACACCCTGATCCAGGCCATGCCCCGCATCCTGGCCGCCGAGCCGGACGCGGTGCTGCTGATCGTCGGGGGTGGGCCGTACGAGAAGGACCTGCGGCGGATGGCGCGTGACACAGGGGTCGCCGACTCCGTCCGGTTCACGGGGCCGGTGCCCTGGTCCGAGCTGCCCGCGCACTACGGCGCCGGGGACGTCTTCGCGATGCCGTGCCGGACGAGGAGGGGCGGGCTCGACGTGGAGGGGCTCGGCATCGTGTACCTGGAGGCGTCGGTGACAGGGCTGCCGGTGGTCGCCGGGGACTCGGGGGGCGCGCCGGATGCCGTACTGGATGGCGAGACCGGCTGGGTGGTCCGGGGCGGCTCCCCGGAGGAGGCCGCCGACCGCATCGTCACACTCCTGGGAGACGCCGAGTTGCGCCGGAGGATGGGGGAGCGGGGCCGGGAGTGGGTCGAGGAGAAGTGGCGCTGGGACCTTTTGGCGGAGCACTTGAAGCACTTGCTGTAG
- a CDS encoding metallophosphoesterase, translated as MAPTPTGNRRTRVHVVSDVHGNARDLARAGEGADALICLGDLVLFLDYADHSRGIFPDLFGVEAADRIVELRTARRFEEAREFGARLWAGIGSDRRAVIEKAVRKQYAEMFAAFPTPTYATYGNVDMPPLWPEYAGPGTTVLDGERVEIGGWVFGFVGGGLRTPMRTPYEISDEEYAAKIEAVGEVDVLCTHIPPEVPELVYDTVARRFERGSRALLEAIRRTRPRYSLFGHVHQPLVRRMRIGATECVNVGHFAGVGEPWALEW; from the coding sequence ATGGCACCGACACCGACGGGAAACCGCAGGACGCGCGTACATGTGGTCAGTGATGTGCACGGCAACGCCCGTGACCTGGCCAGAGCCGGCGAGGGAGCCGACGCCCTGATCTGCCTCGGTGACCTGGTGCTGTTCCTGGACTACGCCGACCACTCGCGCGGCATCTTCCCCGACCTGTTCGGGGTGGAGGCCGCCGACCGCATCGTGGAACTGCGCACCGCCCGGCGCTTCGAGGAGGCGCGGGAGTTCGGGGCGCGGCTGTGGGCCGGGATCGGCTCGGACCGGCGCGCGGTGATCGAGAAGGCGGTGCGCAAGCAGTACGCCGAGATGTTCGCGGCGTTCCCTACGCCGACGTACGCGACGTACGGCAATGTCGACATGCCGCCCCTGTGGCCGGAGTACGCCGGGCCGGGCACGACCGTGCTGGATGGGGAGCGGGTGGAGATCGGGGGGTGGGTCTTCGGGTTCGTGGGCGGGGGCCTGCGGACGCCGATGCGCACGCCGTACGAGATCAGCGACGAGGAGTACGCGGCGAAGATCGAGGCCGTGGGGGAGGTGGACGTGCTGTGTACGCACATTCCGCCGGAGGTCCCGGAGTTGGTGTACGACACGGTGGCGCGGCGCTTCGAGCGGGGGAGCAGGGCGTTGCTGGAGGCGATTCGCCGTACGCGTCCGCGTTATTCGTTGTTCGGGCATGTCCATCAGCCTCTGGTGCGGCGGATGCGGATCGGGGCGACGGAGTGCGTCAACGTGGGGCACTTCGCTGGGGTGGGGGAGCCGTGGGCGCTGGAATGGTGA